The Pseudomonas iranensis genome includes a window with the following:
- the aspS gene encoding aspartate--tRNA ligase, whose translation MMRSHYCGQLNESLEGQEITLCGWVHRRRDHGGVIFLDIRDRDGLAQVVFDPDRAESFAAADRVRSEYVVKITGKVRLRPAGATNANMASGMIEVLGYELEVLNESETPPFPLNEFSDVGEETRLRYRFLDLRRPEMAEKLRLRSRMTTSIRRFLDENGFLDVETPILTRATPEGARDYLVPSRTHAGSFFALPQSPQLFKQLLMVAGFDRYYQIAKCFRDEDLRADRQPEFTQIDIETSFLDEKEIMGLTEQMIRNLFKEVLNLEFGEFPHMTFEEAMRRYGSDKPDLRIPLELVDVADQLNEVDFKVFSGPANDPKCRIAALRVPGGASMPRKQIDDYTKFVGIYGAKGLAYIKVNERAAGVEGLQSPIVKNIPEDKLNVILDRVGAVDGDIVFFGADKAKIVSEALGALRIKLGHDLKLLTCEWAPMWVVDFPMFEENDDGSFSALHHPFTAPKCTPQELEANPAGALSRAYDMVLNGTELGGGSIRIHRKEMQQAVFRLLGINEAEQEEKFGFLLDALKYGAPPHGGLAFGLDRLVMLMTGAQSIREVIAFPKTQSAADVMTQAPGVVDAKALRELHIRLRETPKAE comes from the coding sequence ATGATGCGCAGCCACTATTGCGGCCAACTGAACGAAAGCCTGGAAGGCCAGGAAATTACCCTTTGCGGATGGGTTCACCGTCGCCGCGACCACGGCGGGGTGATTTTCCTCGACATCCGTGATCGTGATGGTCTGGCCCAGGTGGTGTTCGACCCGGATCGCGCCGAGAGCTTCGCCGCTGCCGATCGCGTGCGCAGCGAATACGTCGTGAAGATCACCGGCAAGGTGCGTCTGCGTCCGGCCGGCGCGACCAACGCCAACATGGCTTCGGGCATGATCGAAGTGCTCGGTTATGAACTGGAAGTGCTGAACGAGTCGGAAACCCCGCCGTTCCCGCTCAACGAGTTCTCCGACGTTGGCGAGGAAACCCGCCTGCGCTATCGCTTCCTCGACCTGCGTCGTCCGGAAATGGCCGAGAAGCTGCGTCTGCGTTCGCGCATGACCACCAGCATCCGCCGCTTCCTCGACGAGAACGGCTTCCTCGACGTCGAAACGCCGATCCTGACCCGGGCCACTCCGGAAGGCGCGCGTGACTATCTGGTGCCGAGCCGTACCCACGCCGGTTCGTTCTTCGCCCTGCCGCAATCGCCGCAGCTGTTCAAGCAACTGCTGATGGTGGCCGGCTTCGACCGTTACTACCAGATCGCCAAGTGCTTCCGTGACGAAGACCTGCGTGCCGACCGTCAGCCGGAATTCACCCAGATCGACATCGAGACCAGCTTCCTCGATGAAAAAGAGATCATGGGCCTGACCGAGCAGATGATCCGCAACCTGTTCAAGGAAGTGCTGAATCTGGAGTTCGGCGAATTCCCGCACATGACCTTTGAAGAAGCCATGCGCCGCTACGGTTCGGACAAGCCGGACCTGCGTATTCCGCTGGAACTGGTCGACGTTGCCGACCAGCTCAACGAAGTCGATTTCAAGGTGTTCAGCGGCCCGGCCAACGATCCGAAGTGCCGCATTGCCGCACTGCGCGTTCCAGGCGGGGCGAGCATGCCGCGCAAACAGATCGACGACTACACCAAGTTCGTCGGCATCTACGGTGCCAAGGGCCTGGCGTACATCAAGGTCAACGAGCGTGCTGCCGGTGTTGAAGGCCTGCAATCGCCGATCGTGAAAAACATCCCTGAAGACAAACTCAACGTGATCCTCGATCGCGTTGGCGCAGTCGATGGCGACATCGTGTTCTTCGGTGCCGACAAGGCCAAGATCGTCAGCGAAGCCCTGGGCGCGCTGCGTATCAAGCTCGGTCACGACCTCAAGCTGCTGACCTGCGAGTGGGCACCAATGTGGGTCGTCGACTTCCCGATGTTCGAAGAGAACGACGACGGCAGCTTCTCGGCGCTGCACCACCCGTTCACCGCACCGAAGTGCACCCCGCAGGAACTCGAAGCCAACCCGGCCGGCGCACTGTCCCGTGCGTACGACATGGTGTTGAACGGCACCGAGCTGGGCGGCGGTTCGATCCGTATCCACCGCAAGGAAATGCAGCAAGCGGTATTCCGCCTGCTGGGCATCAATGAAGCGGAACAGGAAGAGAAGTTCGGCTTCCTGCTCGACGCGCTGAAGTACGGTGCACCGCCGCACGGTGGTCTGGCTTTCGGTCTGGACCGTCTGGTGATGCTGATGACCGGCGCCCAGTCGATCCGTGAAGTGATCGCCTTCCCGAAAACCCAGAGTGCTGCCGACGTGATGACGCAGGCTCCGGGCGTAGTGGATGCCAAGGCATTGCGCGAGCTGCACATTCGCCTGCGCGAAACGCCAAAGGCTGAGTAA
- a CDS encoding FmdB family zinc ribbon protein — MPMYDYQCASCGHQLEAIQKISDAPLVDCPACQAPELKKQLSMPGFRLSGNGWYETDFKTGAKKNLAGGDKAD; from the coding sequence ATGCCAATGTACGATTACCAATGTGCTTCCTGTGGTCATCAGTTGGAAGCCATTCAGAAGATCAGCGACGCACCGTTGGTCGATTGCCCTGCCTGCCAGGCGCCCGAACTGAAGAAGCAGCTGTCCATGCCGGGTTTTCGCCTCAGCGGCAACGGTTGGTACGAGACCGACTTCAAGACCGGAGCCAAGAAGAATCTGGCCGGTGGCGACAAAGCTGACTAG
- a CDS encoding ribbon-helix-helix domain-containing protein translates to MVEGDRRSDRMSASRHVIKVDPFVSEFDMNLIRPLSRSIRLNGFATCLRLEQVYWNILGGMAEDNHCSVSTLLSHVDREVHLRYGGVKNFSALVRVVCVMNGIKDLAPAVSR, encoded by the coding sequence ATGGTAGAAGGAGACAGGCGAAGCGACAGGATGTCGGCTTCGCGGCACGTAATTAAAGTCGACCCGTTTGTCAGCGAGTTCGACATGAATCTGATCCGGCCGTTGTCGCGATCGATTCGCCTCAACGGTTTTGCGACCTGCCTGCGCCTGGAGCAGGTCTACTGGAATATTCTCGGCGGCATGGCCGAGGACAATCATTGTTCGGTCAGCACACTGTTATCCCACGTCGATCGCGAGGTGCATCTGCGTTACGGCGGGGTGAAGAATTTCAGTGCGCTGGTACGGGTGGTTTGTGTCATGAACGGGATCAAAGATCTCGCACCCGCCGTTTCGCGCTGA
- a CDS encoding Dps family protein has translation MAIDIGISEEDRKSIVEGLSRLLSDTYVLYLKTHNFHWNVTGPMFRTLHLMFEEQYNELALAVDSIAERIRALGFPAPGAYATYARLSSIKEEVGVPSAEDMIKQLVEGQEAVTRTARGIFPLLDKVSDEPTADLLTQRMQVHEKTAWMLRALLEE, from the coding sequence ATGGCAATTGATATCGGTATCAGTGAAGAAGACCGCAAATCCATCGTCGAAGGGCTGTCGCGACTGCTGTCGGACACCTATGTGCTGTATCTGAAAACCCATAACTTTCACTGGAACGTCACCGGCCCGATGTTCCGCACGCTGCACCTGATGTTCGAAGAGCAATACAACGAGCTGGCGCTGGCCGTCGATTCGATCGCCGAGCGTATCCGTGCGTTGGGCTTCCCAGCGCCGGGTGCCTACGCGACCTACGCGCGTCTTTCTTCTATTAAAGAAGAGGTCGGTGTACCGAGCGCCGAAGACATGATCAAGCAATTGGTCGAAGGTCAGGAAGCGGTGACGCGTACCGCGCGCGGCATTTTCCCGCTGCTGGACAAGGTCAGCGACGAGCCGACCGCTGACCTGCTGACCCAGCGCATGCAAGTGCACGAGAAAACTGCGTGGATGCTGCGCGCGCTGCTCGAGGAATGA
- a CDS encoding cold-shock protein, giving the protein MLKIVHLLMGAAALLLSFIPSLKAEAVPYLQQPDALYLAFFGLLNLVIAPVIPYWNKGPRQHLQNLVSALLVLTVVLQTLTLIAPMPVIAGQPAVLFSLVIALVAVLLHLAVSFYKSSPAAAPTTYDMSNRDTGTVKWFNTSKGFGFISRDSGDDIFVHFRAIRGEGHRVLVEGQRVEFSVMNRDKGLQAEDVIAALPRR; this is encoded by the coding sequence ATGTTGAAAATCGTCCACCTGCTAATGGGCGCAGCAGCCTTGCTGCTGTCGTTCATACCCAGCCTGAAAGCCGAAGCCGTTCCTTACCTGCAACAGCCCGATGCACTTTACCTGGCCTTTTTCGGCCTGCTGAACCTGGTCATCGCTCCAGTGATTCCCTACTGGAACAAAGGCCCGCGCCAGCATCTGCAAAATCTGGTCAGCGCCCTTCTGGTACTGACTGTCGTCCTGCAAACTTTGACCCTGATCGCGCCGATGCCGGTCATCGCTGGCCAGCCGGCGGTGTTGTTCAGCCTGGTGATCGCCCTGGTTGCCGTGCTGCTGCATTTGGCTGTCAGCTTCTACAAATCGTCACCGGCCGCTGCGCCGACTACCTATGACATGAGCAATCGCGATACCGGCACCGTGAAGTGGTTCAACACTTCCAAGGGTTTCGGGTTTATCTCCCGGGATTCCGGCGATGATATTTTCGTGCACTTTCGCGCCATTCGTGGCGAAGGCCACCGTGTTCTGGTCGAAGGCCAGCGCGTCGAGTTCTCGGTGATGAACCGCGACAAGGGCCTGCAAGCCGAGGACGTGATCGCCGCTCTGCCGCGTCGCTGA
- a CDS encoding SlyX family protein, which produces MSLEERVTDLESRLAFQDDTIQALNDVLVAQQRVIERLQLQMEALIKRHEEMVGQFGAFEEDAPPPHY; this is translated from the coding sequence ATGAGCCTTGAAGAACGCGTTACCGATCTGGAAAGCCGTCTGGCCTTTCAGGATGACACCATTCAGGCTTTGAACGATGTGCTGGTGGCCCAGCAGAGAGTCATCGAGCGCCTGCAATTGCAGATGGAGGCGCTGATCAAGCGTCACGAAGAAATGGTCGGGCAGTTCGGTGCTTTTGAAGAAGATGCGCCACCGCCGCATTATTGA
- a CDS encoding HIT family protein — protein MFALDSRLQQDALVIGDFPLCRLLLSNDSNYPWFILVPRREDISELFQLDVADQQQLWRETNTLAELLKDSFDADKLNVATLGNVVSQLHMHVIVRKRDDAAWPAPVWGRHPARPYSAEQVAAIRERLRLVLTEEFTFVEG, from the coding sequence GTGTTTGCTTTGGATTCACGACTTCAACAGGACGCCCTGGTCATCGGCGACTTTCCGTTGTGCCGGCTGTTGCTGTCCAACGACAGCAATTACCCTTGGTTCATCCTGGTACCTCGTCGCGAGGATATAAGCGAGTTGTTTCAGTTGGATGTCGCCGATCAGCAACAGCTATGGCGGGAAACCAACACCCTTGCCGAGTTACTCAAGGATTCGTTCGACGCCGACAAGCTGAACGTGGCAACCCTGGGTAACGTTGTCAGTCAGTTGCACATGCATGTCATTGTGCGTAAACGCGATGACGCCGCCTGGCCGGCGCCGGTCTGGGGCAGGCACCCGGCCAGGCCGTACAGCGCGGAACAGGTGGCAGCCATTCGCGAGCGCTTGCGTCTGGTGCTGACCGAAGAATTCACCTTTGTGGAGGGCTGA
- a CDS encoding OprD family porin, translating to MRVMKWSMIALAVAAGTSQFAMASSQDESKGFVEDSSFSVKTRMLYMNRDFKNENLKSSPSGERQGYREETGIGMHAIYESGFTQGTIGVGVDAFGLGSIKLDTGRGRTGNGLFAPDSDGRAEDTQSKSGGAVKFRLSDTVLKYGNQFVASPVFSTDDSRLLPETATGTMLVSKEIPGLELSAGRFTALSAQSQMGRDSIVEGGLKSADIAGATYQFTDSFVAGVAASDVEDHFKKQYVNLNYTLPINDEQSLNFDFNGYKSKSQGQDLSGDIDNRIWSLSAAYSIGAHKFTLAHQRSSGDTGYVYGVDGGGTIFLANSVQYSDFNGADERSWQGRYDLNMATFGVPGLSFMTRYIKGDNISTGAEEGKEHELDFESKYVMQNGPAKDLSFRLRSAWYRSNTSYNGGDNNDLRLIVEYPLSIL from the coding sequence ATGCGCGTGATGAAGTGGAGCATGATCGCCCTGGCTGTTGCAGCAGGCACCTCGCAGTTCGCAATGGCGTCTTCTCAGGATGAATCGAAAGGTTTTGTTGAAGACAGCAGCTTCAGCGTCAAGACTCGCATGCTGTATATGAACCGTGATTTCAAGAACGAAAACCTGAAAAGCAGCCCGTCGGGTGAGCGCCAGGGCTATCGTGAAGAAACCGGTATTGGCATGCATGCCATTTACGAGTCCGGCTTCACCCAAGGCACCATCGGTGTAGGTGTAGACGCTTTCGGTCTTGGCTCCATCAAGCTGGACACTGGACGCGGCCGCACTGGCAACGGTCTGTTCGCTCCCGATAGCGACGGCAGAGCTGAAGACACTCAGTCGAAAAGCGGTGGAGCAGTCAAGTTCCGTCTTTCCGACACTGTCCTGAAATACGGTAACCAGTTTGTCGCCAGCCCGGTTTTTTCCACCGACGACAGCCGCTTGCTGCCTGAGACCGCTACCGGCACCATGCTGGTATCCAAAGAGATCCCGGGCCTGGAACTGAGCGCAGGTCGCTTTACCGCGCTGAGCGCGCAAAGCCAGATGGGTCGTGACTCCATCGTTGAAGGTGGCCTGAAATCCGCTGACATCGCCGGTGCTACCTATCAGTTCACCGACAGTTTTGTCGCCGGTGTTGCAGCATCCGACGTGGAAGACCACTTCAAGAAGCAATACGTCAATCTGAACTACACCCTGCCGATCAACGACGAACAGTCGCTGAACTTCGATTTCAACGGGTACAAGAGCAAGAGCCAGGGTCAAGACCTGTCCGGCGACATCGACAACCGCATCTGGTCCCTTAGCGCTGCTTACAGCATCGGCGCGCACAAATTCACCCTCGCCCACCAGCGCTCCAGCGGTGACACCGGTTACGTGTACGGCGTGGACGGCGGCGGCACGATCTTCCTCGCCAACTCCGTGCAGTACTCTGACTTCAACGGTGCAGACGAGCGTTCATGGCAGGGCCGTTATGACCTGAACATGGCTACCTTCGGCGTACCTGGTCTGAGCTTCATGACCCGTTACATCAAAGGTGACAACATCAGCACCGGCGCTGAAGAGGGCAAAGAGCACGAACTGGACTTCGAATCCAAATACGTTATGCAAAACGGTCCAGCGAAAGACTTGTCTTTCCGCCTGCGTAGCGCCTGGTATCGCTCCAACACTTCTTACAACGGTGGTGATAACAACGACCTGCGTTTGATCGTTGAATATCCACTGAGCATCCTCTAA
- a CDS encoding mechanosensitive ion channel family protein — translation MDLNAEVDHLVKASQAWIPMIMEYGSRVLLAVITLAIGWWLINKVTQKLGGLLALRNADLALQGFISSLANIILKVLLIVSVASMIGVETTSFVAAIGAAGLAIGLALQGSLANFAGGVLILLFRPFRIGDWIEAQGVAGTVDSIQIFHTVLRTGDNKTIILPNGNLSNGIITNTNRQPTRKVVFDVGVDYEADLQKARQVLMDLAKDPRVMQDPEPQAVISTLGDSSITVSLRVWVKTADYWDVMFMFNEQARDRLKAAGIDIPFPQRVIRVVQESATQ, via the coding sequence ATGGATTTGAATGCGGAAGTGGACCACCTGGTCAAGGCGTCCCAGGCGTGGATCCCGATGATCATGGAATACGGCAGCCGCGTACTGCTGGCAGTGATTACCCTGGCCATCGGCTGGTGGCTGATCAACAAGGTCACGCAGAAACTCGGCGGTCTGCTCGCTCTGCGCAATGCCGACCTCGCGCTGCAAGGCTTTATCAGCAGCCTGGCCAACATCATTCTCAAGGTGTTGCTGATTGTCAGCGTCGCGTCGATGATCGGCGTCGAAACCACCTCGTTCGTCGCGGCCATCGGTGCTGCGGGTCTGGCGATTGGCTTGGCCTTGCAGGGCAGCCTGGCGAACTTCGCTGGCGGCGTGCTGATTCTGCTGTTCCGCCCGTTCCGCATCGGTGACTGGATCGAAGCCCAAGGTGTAGCGGGTACTGTCGACAGCATCCAGATTTTCCACACCGTGCTGCGTACCGGCGACAACAAGACCATCATCCTGCCCAACGGCAACCTGTCGAACGGCATCATCACCAACACCAACCGTCAGCCAACCCGCAAAGTCGTGTTCGATGTGGGCGTGGATTACGAAGCGGATCTGCAGAAGGCCCGTCAGGTATTGATGGATCTGGCCAAGGATCCCCGCGTCATGCAGGACCCGGAGCCACAGGCAGTGATTTCGACATTGGGTGACAGCTCGATCACTGTTTCCCTGCGCGTATGGGTTAAAACTGCGGACTATTGGGATGTGATGTTCATGTTCAATGAACAGGCGCGAGATCGTTTGAAGGCTGCCGGGATTGATATTCCGTTTCCGCAGCGGGTTATACGCGTAGTGCAGGAGTCTGCCACGCAGTAA
- a CDS encoding YajQ family cyclic di-GMP-binding protein, producing the protein MPSFDVVSELDKHELTNAVENAVKELDRRYDLKGKGSFEFKEKDLTVSLTAEAAFQLEAMIEILKLALTKRKIDVQCLEVKDAYASGKLMKQDAILKEGIDKELAKKIVGHIKEAKLKVQAAIQGEQVRVTGKKRDDLQEAIAALRAKEFGMPLQFNNFRD; encoded by the coding sequence ATGCCGTCGTTCGACGTGGTATCCGAACTGGACAAACACGAACTCACCAACGCGGTCGAGAACGCCGTGAAGGAACTCGATCGTCGTTATGACCTGAAAGGCAAGGGCAGCTTCGAGTTCAAGGAAAAGGACCTCACCGTCAGCCTCACCGCCGAAGCCGCTTTCCAGCTCGAAGCGATGATCGAAATCCTCAAGCTGGCGCTGACCAAGCGCAAGATCGACGTGCAGTGCCTCGAGGTCAAGGACGCCTACGCTTCGGGCAAACTGATGAAGCAGGACGCCATCCTCAAGGAAGGCATCGACAAAGAGCTGGCAAAGAAAATCGTCGGCCACATCAAGGAAGCCAAGCTCAAGGTCCAGGCTGCCATTCAGGGCGAGCAGGTGCGTGTCACCGGCAAGAAGCGCGACGACCTGCAGGAAGCCATCGCGGCCCTGCGTGCCAAGGAATTCGGCATGCCGCTGCAGTTCAACAACTTCCGCGACTAA
- a CDS encoding putative 2-dehydropantoate 2-reductase — protein MSTTWHVLGAGSLGTLWATRLARAGLPVRLILRDAARLQSYAAVGGLTLVENGQAHTYAVPGETPDSPEPIRRLLVACKAYDAEEAVARLASRLAPDAELILLQNGLGSQDAVAAGVPQARCISASSTEGAFRDGDWRVVFAGHGFNWLGDGANPLAPVWLDDLQAANIPHEWSADILTRLWRKLALNCAINPLTVLHDCRNGGLSEHHCEVATLCAELAELLQHCGQPAAADNLQAEVERVIHATAANYSSMYQDVANQRRTEISYLLGHACKVAERHQLHLPHLQQLQQRLVAHLRKRGLPSD, from the coding sequence ATGTCGACCACCTGGCACGTACTCGGCGCCGGCAGTCTCGGCACACTCTGGGCTACACGTCTGGCTCGCGCCGGCTTGCCGGTGCGCCTGATCCTGCGCGATGCGGCGCGTTTGCAAAGCTATGCGGCGGTTGGCGGCTTGACCCTGGTAGAAAACGGACAAGCTCATACCTATGCAGTTCCCGGCGAAACCCCGGACAGCCCCGAGCCGATTCGCCGATTGCTGGTTGCGTGCAAGGCCTATGACGCCGAAGAGGCCGTCGCCCGCCTCGCTTCCCGCCTCGCGCCGGACGCCGAACTGATCCTCCTGCAAAACGGCCTCGGCAGTCAGGACGCCGTCGCCGCGGGGGTGCCACAGGCGCGCTGCATCAGCGCGTCCAGCACCGAGGGCGCGTTCCGCGATGGCGATTGGCGCGTAGTGTTCGCCGGTCACGGGTTCAACTGGCTGGGCGATGGCGCGAATCCGCTGGCGCCGGTCTGGCTGGACGATCTGCAAGCGGCGAACATTCCCCATGAATGGAGCGCTGACATCCTCACCCGCCTGTGGCGCAAACTGGCGCTGAACTGCGCGATCAACCCGCTGACCGTGCTGCACGATTGCCGCAACGGCGGGCTGAGCGAGCATCACTGCGAAGTCGCCACACTCTGCGCCGAACTGGCGGAACTGCTCCAACATTGCGGCCAGCCGGCTGCGGCGGACAATCTGCAAGCGGAAGTAGAACGGGTGATCCACGCCACCGCCGCCAATTACTCTTCGATGTATCAGGACGTCGCCAACCAGCGCCGCACCGAGATCAGCTATCTGTTGGGCCACGCCTGCAAAGTTGCCGAGCGCCATCAGTTGCATCTGCCGCATCTGCAGCAGTTGCAGCAACGTTTGGTGGCGCATCTGCGCAAGCGTGGATTGCCCAGTGACTGA
- a CDS encoding sensor histidine kinase, translated as MPLRQRLENLPVGQKLLAALLVLLTTVLLVANLTFISAAYYISQESMAPQALQTIGRLIANPSLVSDALESPRSAERLLKELDSYSPLRAAALYDGKGERLAQVQRGEKLSLPERYRHVEAWQLTEFRSNQLITLPRPGAAPGHLLLVASSELPMAFYTGTLTASLGILIFSVLLWLVIARQIKRLITRPIHQLEELSRQVTREENYALRAARGNHDEIGSLAEAFNTMLSRIEAREQQLKRARDDSQAAYDQAQGLAEETRHTNRKLELEVQVRSKIEKKLTGFQNYLNSIIDSMPSALIALDEQLYVTQWNQEASALSGTRLDEALNQPIFLAFEPLKPFLPQLKATVEQHTVAKVDRVTWFKDDEPKHYALTFYPLMGGAGRGVVIRIDDITQRLSLEEMMVQSEKMLSVGGLAAGMAHEINNPLGAILHNVQNIRRRLSADLPKNIETAEQLGIELDTVNRYLQGREVPQLLDGIQQAGARAAKIVTHMLSFSRRSTRQMAPCDLPALIDQAVEIAGNDFDLAIGFDFKGQAIIRQFDPALGPVPGTANELEQVLLNLLKNAAQAIHQREDDSEPGRIILRTRLNPPWAEIQVEDNGIGMSENVRKRTFEPFFTTKEIGQGTGLGLSVSYFIITNNHKGQMEVQSAPGQGTCFTLRLPLAQPAPLTTETNPLPR; from the coding sequence ATGCCATTGCGCCAGCGCCTTGAAAACCTGCCGGTCGGCCAGAAACTGCTGGCCGCCCTGCTGGTGTTGTTGACCACGGTTCTGCTGGTCGCCAACCTGACCTTTATCAGCGCCGCCTATTACATTTCTCAGGAAAGCATGGCGCCACAAGCCTTGCAGACCATCGGCCGGTTGATTGCCAATCCGAGTCTGGTCAGTGATGCGCTGGAGTCGCCGCGCAGCGCCGAGCGCCTGCTCAAGGAACTCGACAGTTATTCACCGCTGCGCGCCGCCGCCCTGTATGACGGCAAGGGTGAACGCCTGGCGCAAGTGCAGCGCGGCGAAAAACTCAGCCTCCCCGAGCGCTACCGCCACGTCGAAGCCTGGCAACTCACCGAGTTTCGCAGCAACCAACTGATCACCCTGCCCCGCCCTGGTGCCGCGCCGGGACATCTGTTACTGGTCGCCAGCAGCGAGCTGCCGATGGCGTTCTACACCGGTACCCTGACCGCCAGCCTCGGCATCCTGATCTTCAGCGTACTGCTGTGGCTGGTGATTGCCCGGCAGATCAAACGTCTGATTACCCGGCCGATTCATCAGCTTGAGGAATTGTCCCGCCAGGTCACCCGCGAAGAGAACTACGCCCTGCGCGCTGCACGCGGCAACCATGACGAAATCGGCAGTCTGGCCGAGGCGTTCAACACCATGCTTTCGCGCATCGAAGCCCGCGAGCAGCAACTCAAACGCGCCCGCGACGACTCGCAGGCCGCCTACGATCAGGCGCAGGGGCTGGCCGAGGAAACCCGCCACACCAACCGCAAACTGGAACTGGAAGTCCAGGTGCGCAGCAAGATCGAAAAGAAGCTCACCGGCTTCCAGAATTACCTCAACAGCATCATCGACTCGATGCCCTCGGCGCTGATCGCCCTCGACGAGCAGCTCTACGTCACCCAGTGGAACCAGGAAGCCAGCGCGCTCTCCGGTACACGCCTGGATGAGGCTTTGAACCAACCGATCTTCCTCGCCTTCGAACCGCTCAAGCCGTTTTTGCCGCAGCTCAAGGCCACCGTCGAACAGCACACCGTGGCCAAAGTCGACCGGGTGACCTGGTTCAAGGACGATGAACCCAAACACTATGCACTGACGTTTTATCCGCTGATGGGCGGTGCCGGGCGTGGCGTGGTGATCCGTATCGATGACATCACCCAGCGTCTGTCGCTGGAAGAAATGATGGTGCAGTCGGAGAAGATGCTCTCGGTCGGTGGCCTTGCGGCCGGCATGGCCCATGAAATCAACAACCCGCTTGGCGCGATCCTGCACAACGTGCAGAACATTCGTCGGCGTCTGTCGGCGGATCTGCCGAAGAACATCGAAACTGCCGAACAACTGGGCATCGAACTGGACACGGTGAACCGCTACCTGCAAGGCCGCGAAGTCCCGCAATTGCTCGACGGCATTCAACAGGCTGGCGCCCGCGCGGCGAAAATCGTCACGCACATGCTCAGCTTCAGCCGCCGCAGCACCCGGCAAATGGCGCCGTGCGATCTGCCGGCGCTGATCGATCAAGCCGTTGAGATCGCCGGTAACGACTTCGATCTGGCCATCGGCTTCGACTTCAAGGGCCAGGCGATCATCCGCCAGTTCGACCCAGCCCTCGGTCCGGTGCCGGGCACCGCCAACGAGCTGGAACAGGTGCTGCTCAATCTGCTGAAAAACGCCGCGCAGGCGATTCATCAGCGTGAAGACGACAGCGAGCCGGGCCGGATCATTCTGCGCACCAGGCTCAATCCGCCGTGGGCCGAGATCCAGGTCGAAGACAACGGCATCGGCATGAGCGAGAACGTGCGCAAGCGTACCTTCGAGCCGTTCTTCACCACCAAGGAAATCGGCCAAGGCACCGGCCTGGGCCTGTCGGTGTCGTACTTCATCATCACCAACAATCACAAGGGCCAGATGGAAGTGCAGTCGGCGCCCGGCCAGGGCACTTGCTTCACCCTGCGTCTGCCGCTGGCGCAACCGGCGCCGCTGACCACCGAAACCAATCCACTACCGAGGTAA
- a CDS encoding cob(I)yrinic acid a,c-diamide adenosyltransferase encodes MGFRLSKIYTRTGDKGETGLGDGRRVPKDHPRIEAIGEVDTLNSQVGVLLAGLLAERAVHPGLNEIIDVLAPCQHRLFDLGGELAMPEYQALNEAEIERLEAAIDVWNEELGPLENFILPGGSMLIAQAHVCRSLARGAERRCQHLNSVEPLAGVGLAYINRLSDLLFVVARLIARRQGVAEILWQPAAKPEGK; translated from the coding sequence ATGGGCTTCCGCCTGTCGAAGATCTACACCCGCACCGGCGACAAAGGCGAAACCGGCCTCGGTGACGGCCGCCGCGTTCCCAAGGATCACCCGCGTATCGAGGCGATCGGCGAGGTCGATACGCTGAACAGTCAGGTCGGCGTGCTGCTCGCCGGTTTGCTCGCCGAGCGCGCAGTGCATCCAGGGCTGAATGAAATCATCGACGTGTTGGCGCCGTGTCAGCATCGCCTGTTCGACCTCGGCGGTGAACTGGCGATGCCGGAATATCAGGCGTTGAACGAGGCTGAAATCGAGCGGCTGGAAGCGGCGATCGATGTGTGGAATGAAGAGCTGGGGCCGCTGGAAAACTTTATCTTGCCGGGTGGTTCAATGTTGATTGCGCAGGCGCATGTCTGCCGCAGTCTGGCGCGCGGTGCCGAGCGGCGGTGTCAGCATTTGAACTCGGTTGAGCCATTGGCCGGGGTTGGCCTGGCGTATATCAATCGATTGTCGGATTTGCTGTTTGTTGTGGCGCGGTTGATTGCGCGGCGGCAGGGGGTGGCGGAGATTTTGTGGCAGCCGGCGGCGAAACCTGAAGGAAAGTAG